The window TGGTCGATCCGGCATTCGCGCGGCCTCGAATGGTTCTACGCCAAATTCGCCGACGCGTTCCTGATGCTGCATCCGCTGTGGAAGACGATCGGCTATTCGCGCGCCGAGGGTCCGGTCAAGTTCGTCGAAAAGCGCGTGAAAGGTTTTATGTTCGACTGCCGCATGTGCGGCCAGTGCGTGCTCTCCTCGACGGGCATGTCCTGCCCGATGAACTGCCCCAAGCAGTTGCGCAACGGCCCCTGCGGCGGCGTGCGCGCCAACGGCAACTGCGAAGTCGAGCCCGACATGCCCTGCGTCTGGGTCAAGGCCTGGGAAGGCTCGCGCAACATGGTCCACGGCGACACGATCCTGAACGTCCAGAAACCGGTCGACCAGTCCCTGCGCGAGACCTCGGCATGGCTGCGGGTGACGGCAAGGGCGGCAGCGGAGCGGGAACGGGCGAAGGAGGGGGAAACCGCATGACGTTGCGCCGCCCCTCATCCGCCTGCCGGCACCTTCTCCCCGTGAACGGGGAGAAGGAAGGTGTCCGCAACATTTCCGCTTCCCCTTCTCCCCGTTTACGGGGAGAAGGGGCCCGAAGGGCGGATGAGGGGCAGCGCGACCCCGGAAGACGCTCATGACCCCCACCCGCCCACACCAGCCCGACGAAAACCCCGCCGGCATAGACCTGCCGCTCGATCCCCTGCCCGGCCATTCCTCGCGCGGCAGGCTGGAGCGCGTCCTGCGCCGTGGCGAATTCGCGGTGACCGCCGAGCTCAACCCGCCCGACAGCGCCAATCCCGAAGACGTCTACGAGCGCGCAAAAGTGTTCGACGGCTGGGTCGACGCGATCAACGCGGTCGACGCCTCGGGCGCCAACGCCCACATGTCGTCGGTCGGCATCTGCGCGCTCCTGACCCGCATGGGCTACGCGCCGGTGTTCCAGATTTCCTGCCGCGACCGCAACCGTATCGCGATCCAGGGCGACGTGCTGGGTGCCGCCGCCATGGGCGTGGCGAACATCCTCTGCCTGACGGGCGACGGCGTGCAGGCCGGCGACCAGCCCGGCGCAAAGCCGGTCTTCGACCTCGATTCGATGTCGCTTCTCGAAACGATCCGCATCATGCGCGACAACGGCAAGTTCCTGTCGGGCCGCAAGCTGACCACCCCGCCCTCGGTCTTCCTCGGCGCGGCGATCAATCCGTTCGCGCCTCCGATCGATTTCCGCCCGCATCGCCTCGCCAAGAAGATCGCCGCCGGCGCGCAGTTCGTGCAGAGCCAGTATTGCTTCGACGTGCCGATGTTCCGCGAATACATGAAGCGCATCCGCGACATGGGCCTGACCGAGGAGTGCTTCGTGCTCTGTGGCGTCGGACCGCTGGCATCGGGCAAGACCGCGCGCTGGATCCGCTCCAACGTG is drawn from Mesorhizobium sp. CAU 1732 and contains these coding sequences:
- a CDS encoding methylenetetrahydrofolate reductase C-terminal domain-containing protein, with amino-acid sequence MVKKTAPKSDYKPADVSPQRRVQRRYTVRLWSIRHSRGLEWFYAKFADAFLMLHPLWKTIGYSRAEGPVKFVEKRVKGFMFDCRMCGQCVLSSTGMSCPMNCPKQLRNGPCGGVRANGNCEVEPDMPCVWVKAWEGSRNMVHGDTILNVQKPVDQSLRETSAWLRVTARAAAERERAKEGETA
- a CDS encoding methylenetetrahydrofolate reductase; protein product: MTPTRPHQPDENPAGIDLPLDPLPGHSSRGRLERVLRRGEFAVTAELNPPDSANPEDVYERAKVFDGWVDAINAVDASGANAHMSSVGICALLTRMGYAPVFQISCRDRNRIAIQGDVLGAAAMGVANILCLTGDGVQAGDQPGAKPVFDLDSMSLLETIRIMRDNGKFLSGRKLTTPPSVFLGAAINPFAPPIDFRPHRLAKKIAAGAQFVQSQYCFDVPMFREYMKRIRDMGLTEECFVLCGVGPLASGKTARWIRSNVPGIHIPDSVIARLEGAADQKKEGKQLCIDIINEVKEIEGVSGIHVMAYRQEEYVAEIVHDSGVLKGRRPWKREARADDAMVAERLDHILHDNASEQPQQIVGEAAS